One Streptococcus sp. VT 162 genomic window, TGGTTTTTTATGTCAACAAATAGGATCAAAATAGTTCTTATGAAAAGGGTTTGTAAGCTTTACGATATAGATTTTTAAGATAAATACTTTAGAATTTTACAGAAAACGCTTTCTAGAAAAAAAGAATTATGTTATAATTATCACAAATAAAAGTTTAGGAGTTTTTTATGGTCTCTTCAGAATTTATTTCAAAGATTGAATTTGCTTGTAAGAAGAAAGAAAGTCTTTATAGCCAAAGCAAGTTTAAGTATGCGATTCGTTCCATGTTTGCAGGTGCTTTTCTAACATTTAGTACGGCAGCGGGCGCAGTTGGGGCTGACTTGATTAATAAGATTGCTCCAGGTAGTGGACGTTTTCTTTTCCCATTCGTTTTTGCTTGGGGATTGGCCTACATTGTTTTCTTGAATGCTGAGCTGGTGACTTCGAATATGATGTTTTTGACAGCTGGTAGTTTCTTGAAAAAAATCTCTTGGAGAAAAACAGCTGAGATTTTGCTTTACTGTACCTTGTTCAACCTCATCGGAGCTTTGATAGCAGGTTGGGGCTTTGCCCACTCAGCAGCCTATGCAAATCTAACACATGATAGCTTCATTTCAGGGGTTGTAGAGATGAAGTTAGGCCGTTCCAATGAGCTAGTCTTGCTTGAAGGTATTTTAGCCAATATCTTTGTAAACATTGCCATTCTTTCATTCGTTTTGGTGAAAGACGGTGGAGCCAAACTATGGCTTGTCTTATCAGCAATTTACATGTTTGTATTCTTAACAAACGAACACATTGCTGCGAACTTTGCTTCTTTTGCGATTGTTAAGTTCAGTGTTGCAGCAGACTCAATTGCTAACTTTGACATACCTAATATTCTTCGTCACTGGGGTGTAACCTTTGTCGGGAACTTTATCGGAGGAGGTCTCTTGATGGGCTTACCATACGCCTTCCTCAATAAAAACGAAGATACTTATGTCGATTAAAGAAATGAGCACGAGTGAATCGTGCTTTTTTGTTTGATGTGTAAGACTAGTCATAGTTGTTCCTTATATCAAAATATAAGAAAACGGTATTGGAAAAGACTAGCACAAGATGATACAATATCCCTAATGAAGCTATTTGGAGGTCGTCTTATGACTCGTGATTTTAAATTTGAAACTCTACAATTACATGCTGGACAAGTAGTTGATCCAGCGACTAAATCTCGTGCAGTACCGATTTATCAAACAACATCCTTTGTTTTTGATGACACGCAAGAAGGTGCCGATTTGTTTGCTTTGAGAAAACCTGGCAATATCTATACTCGTATTACCAACCCTACAACAGCGGCATTTGAAGAAAGAATCGCAGCTCTTGAAGGTGGTGTTGGAGCACTAGCGACAGCATCAGGTATGGCTGCTGTAACCTACACTATTTTGGCGCTTGCTCACGCAGGTGACCATGTGGTGGCTGCATCAACTATTTACGGTGGGACCTTCAACCTCTTGAAGGAAACCCTTCCTCGTTATGGGATTACAACAACCTTTGTGGATGTGGATAATTTGGAAGAAGTAGAAGCAGCTATCAATGACAATACCAAGCTTGTCTTGATTGAAACCTTGGGGAATCCCTTGATTAACATTCCTGACTTAGAAAAATTGGCTGAGATTGCGCATAAACACCAGATTCCTCTCGTTTCGGACAACACTTTTGCCACACCATATTTGATTAACGTCTTCTCTCATGGTGTAGATATTGCCATTCACTCAGCAACCAAGTTTATCGGTGGGCATGGTACGACTATTGGTGGAGTGATTGTCGATAGTGGTCGTTTTGACTGGGAGGCTTCAGGGAAGTTCCCTCAATTTGTTGAGGAAGACCCAAGTTACCATAACTTGAGCTATACTCGTGATGTGGGTGCAGCAGCCTTTATTATCGCTGTTCGTGTTCAATTGCTCCGTGATACAGGTGCTGCCTTGTCGCCATTTAATGCCTTTCTCTTGCTCCAAGGGCTTGAAACTCTCTCTCTTCGTGTTGAACGTCATGTGCAAAATGCAGAGAAAATTGTTGATTTCCTTGTAAATCATCCTAAGGTAGAGAAGGTAAATTATCCAAAACTAGCTGACAGTCCATATCATGCCTTGGCTGAGAAATATTTGCCAAAAGGTGTTGGTTCAATCTTTACCTTCCATGTTAAAGGCGGAGAGACAGAAGCTCGCAAGGTAATTGATAATTTGGAAATCTTCTCTGACCTTGCAAACGTGGCAGATGCCAAATCTCTTGTTGTCCATCCTGCGACAACCACTCACGGTCAATTGTCAGAAAAAGACCTAGAAGCAGCAGGTGTCACACCCAACCAAATCCGCTTGTCTATCGGACTTGAAAATGTAGAGGATTTGATTGAAGATTTGCGCTTGGCCTTGGAAAAAATTTAAAGTAAAAGAAGATAAACAGTGGGTCTCGACTCACTGTTTTTGATTTTCCCTCAGGCATGATATAATGGATAAAGAAGTCTAGAAAGAGGAACGATATGAACGAAATCAAATGTCCCAACTGTGGGGAAGTCTTTACAGTAAATGAAAGTCAGTATGCCGAACTTCTGTCTCAAGTGAGAACAGCAGAGTTTGATAAGGAACTACATGATCGGATGAAGCAGGAACTGGCCTTAGCTGAGCAAAAGGCCATGAATGAGCAACAGTCTAAACTGGCTCAGAAGGATCAAGAAATTGTGCAATTACAGAGTCAAATCCAAAACTTTGATACAGAGAAAGAACTGGCTAAGAAAGAGGTTGAACAAACCAGTCATCAGGTTTTATTGGCAAAGGACAAGGAAGTACAGGACTTGGAAAACCAATTGGCTACCTTGCGTTTAGAACATGAAAATCAACTGCAAAAGACCCTTTCTAACCTTGAAAAAGAGCGCGATCAGGTCAAAAACCAGCTCCTTTTACAAGAAAAGGAAAATGAGTTATCTCTAGCTTCCCTCAAGCAAAATTACGAAGCCCAGCTCAAGGCGGCTAGTGAACAGGTCGAGTTCTATAAGAATTTCAAAGCCCAACAATCCACAAAAGCTATCGGGGAAAGTTTGGAACAGTATGCAGAGAGTGAGTTTAACAAGGTTCGTAGTTTTGCCTTTCCAAATGCCTACTTTGAGAAGGATAACAAGGTCTCTGCGCGTGGATCTAAGGGAGACTTTATCTTTCGAGAATGTGATGAAAGTGGAGTGGAAATTATTTCCATCATGTTTGAGATGAAAAATGAAGCGGATGGAACAGAGAAGAAGCATAAGAATGCGGACTTCTACAA contains:
- a CDS encoding formate-nitrite transporter encodes the protein MVSSEFISKIEFACKKKESLYSQSKFKYAIRSMFAGAFLTFSTAAGAVGADLINKIAPGSGRFLFPFVFAWGLAYIVFLNAELVTSNMMFLTAGSFLKKISWRKTAEILLYCTLFNLIGALIAGWGFAHSAAYANLTHDSFISGVVEMKLGRSNELVLLEGILANIFVNIAILSFVLVKDGGAKLWLVLSAIYMFVFLTNEHIAANFASFAIVKFSVAADSIANFDIPNILRHWGVTFVGNFIGGGLLMGLPYAFLNKNEDTYVD
- a CDS encoding O-acetylhomoserine aminocarboxypropyltransferase (catalyzes the formation of L-methionine and acetate from O-acetyl-L-homoserine and methanethiol) → MTRDFKFETLQLHAGQVVDPATKSRAVPIYQTTSFVFDDTQEGADLFALRKPGNIYTRITNPTTAAFEERIAALEGGVGALATASGMAAVTYTILALAHAGDHVVAASTIYGGTFNLLKETLPRYGITTTFVDVDNLEEVEAAINDNTKLVLIETLGNPLINIPDLEKLAEIAHKHQIPLVSDNTFATPYLINVFSHGVDIAIHSATKFIGGHGTTIGGVIVDSGRFDWEASGKFPQFVEEDPSYHNLSYTRDVGAAAFIIAVRVQLLRDTGAALSPFNAFLLLQGLETLSLRVERHVQNAEKIVDFLVNHPKVEKVNYPKLADSPYHALAEKYLPKGVGSIFTFHVKGGETEARKVIDNLEIFSDLANVADAKSLVVHPATTTHGQLSEKDLEAAGVTPNQIRLSIGLENVEDLIEDLRLALEKI
- a CDS encoding serine/threonine-protein kinase MRCK beta — protein: MNEIKCPNCGEVFTVNESQYAELLSQVRTAEFDKELHDRMKQELALAEQKAMNEQQSKLAQKDQEIVQLQSQIQNFDTEKELAKKEVEQTSHQVLLAKDKEVQDLENQLATLRLEHENQLQKTLSNLEKERDQVKNQLLLQEKENELSLASLKQNYEAQLKAASEQVEFYKNFKAQQSTKAIGESLEQYAESEFNKVRSFAFPNAYFEKDNKVSARGSKGDFIFRECDESGVEIISIMFEMKNEADGTEKKHKNADFYKELDKDRREKNCEYAVLVTMLEADNDYFNTGIVDVSHEYEKMYVVRPQLFIQLIGLLRNAALNSLKNKQELALVREQNIDITHFEEDLDAFKLAFAKNYNSASTNFGKAIDEIDKAIKRMEEVKKFLTTSENQLRLANNKLEDVSVKKLTRKNPTMKAKFEALKGE